The following proteins are encoded in a genomic region of Ostrinia nubilalis chromosome 1, ilOstNubi1.1, whole genome shotgun sequence:
- the LOC135076741 gene encoding uncharacterized protein LOC135076741, whose protein sequence is MNRPGYDYTVPASTTYYASNSRPPQYERGYGQLTAGPVYSPSSHPLSNYADVYEGNNDTTLRAEERHWYLENHKNVQPTYEVNHDVISQDAKIKKEEEKKSEVPVRRAESTQARQRRKEDRCSCECWPTTDNTAAQDSTGNETSRSLSGVDMVASYGVYGNPQDDDSSGFARLSEKSAMYGQGSEAPVQGVIVNQQGNSAVVRAASASEGGCSRCCGLTPSAPAANSEDYCWIHYCRPALIVLLLLFFLVLLGVSTGFLLTNNYYLFSALFLDETGEVDAT, encoded by the exons ATGAACAGGCCGGGCTACGATTACACCGTGCCTGCATCCACCACATATTACGCGAGCAATAGCCGGCCTCCGCAGTACGAGCGCGGCTACGGGCAACTCACGGCCGGGCCCGTTTACAGCCCTTCCTCGCACCCCCTGTCCAATTACGCCGATGTGTACGAGGGCAATAATGACACCACGCTCCGCGCGGAGGAACGGCACTGGTACCTAGAGAACCACAAAAATGTGCAACCAACTTACGAGGTCAACCACGACGTTATATCTCAAGATGCCAAAATTAAAAAAGAGGAGGAGAAGAAAAGTGAAGTGCCGGTGCGGAGGGCAGAGTCGACGCAGGCCCGGCAGAGGAGGAAAGAGGACCGATGCTCCTGCGAGTGCTGGCCTACCACAGATAACACGGCTGCGCAGGATAGTACAGGGAATGAAACGTCGAGATCGCTTTCGGGGGTTGATATGGTGGCCTCGTATGGCGTGTATGGGAATCCTCAAGATGACGATAGTTCGGGATTTGCTAGGTTATCTGAAAAGAGTGCTATGTACGGACAAGGGAGCGAGGCTCCAGTGCAGGGTGTTATAGTCAATCAGCAGGGGAACAGTGCCGTGGTGCGTGCTGCGAGCGCGTCTGAGGGCGGCTGCAGCAGGTGTTGCGGGCTGACTCCAAGCGCCCCTGCCGCTAACTCCGAGGACTACTGCTGGATCCACTACTGCAGACCTGCCCTGATTGTTTTGCTGCTGCTGTTTTTTCTAGTCTTGTTGGGCGTTTCAACAGGGTTCTTATTGACAAATAATT ATTACCTTTTTTCTGCCCTCTTTCTGGATGAGACCGGCGAAGTTGATGCAACTTGA